The genomic region GATCAATTCAATGGGACTGCCCAATCTGGGCTATCGTGCCTATGCCGAGTTGATTCCTGAATTGAAGCGGTTCGGCAAACCGATCATCGCCAGCGTGGCGGGTCTTGTCGAGGACGACTTCCCGGTCATCGCCGAGGCCGTCAACGCAGCCGGGCCGGATTTAATCGAAGTGAATCTATCCTGCCCGAACATCCCGGGAAAACCGCAGATCGGCTACGACGCCGAGGCGTCCGAGCGGTTGATGAAGCGCGTGCGAAAGATCATTACGGTTCCGATGGGCGTCAAGCTGCCCCCCTATTTCGATCCGGCGCATCACGCGTTGATGGGAAACGTCATCGGACGATGCGGCGTGGATTTTCTGAATTTGATCAATTCAGTAGGGAACGGGCTTGTCGTCGATCCGAAGACGGAAACCGTGGTGATCAAGCCGAAAGGCGGATTCGGAGGCTTGGGGGGAACCATCATCAAGCCGGTGGCGTTGGCCAACGTCCGGGCCTTCTGGAAGCACTTCGACGGACGCATGCCGATCATCGGAACCGGCGGTGTCATGAGCGGCCTTGACGCCTTCGAACATGTGCTGTGCGGCGCCTCGGCCGTGCAAGTCGGCACACTGCTGGTTGAAGAGGGAGTCGACGTGTTCGGTCGGTTGGAGGCGGAGTTCGTCGCGTGTCTTCGGGAGAAGGGTTACCACTCGATTGCGGATTGCCGTGGCAGGCTCAAGGAGCTCTAGGCGGCCACCCGTTCTCGCGCTCAGCCTCATCCACTTGCTTCACCGGTTCAACGTGGGCAGCGGGACGAGGAGTGACGTTACTTGCCGAACGATTTGGACAGGAGGCCGAGTTGGAGTGCGCGGCGGAGGAGTTGGGCGACGTTTCTGACGTTGAGGCGGCGCATCAGATTGAACCGGTGGACTTCGACGGTGCGGACGCTGATCTGCAGGACGGTGGCGATTTCACGATTGGTATGACCGATGGAAACCAACCGAAGAATGTCCCGCTGACGCGGAGTGAGCGGCCCGAGCTCGATTTCCTCCACGACAGGCTCGGCTTTGCGACGCAATGCGCTTTTCATGTGGCTCTCACCATTCGATCTCGTGATATGTTGACGCGAGTCTAACAAAGGCGGGAAACCCTGTAAACGAAACTACTAATTCCTGCAGCCTCGGGCCCGTCCCCTATATTTTGATCCGCAAATAATCGACATTCGTTCTGTTGCCCACCTCAACGACAAGGATCGGTTGGAATGCGAGGCGTGTGGTCAGTGTTCGGAATGCTGATCGGGGCGCATGTCCGCGAGCGGCCGCTCCGAAACGCACTCAGCGTTGTCGGGGTCGCACTCGGCGTACTGGCGTCCGTGTCGATCGGCACGGCCAACGTGCAAGTGCTTCACTCCTTTGATCGTGCGGTGAGATCCGTCTCCGGAACTGCCACCCTCGAAATCATCGGGCACGACCTGGGGGTGGATGAGGCGGTGATCAGATCGGTGCGGAACCTCCCGGGCGTTGAGAACGCCGCTCCGCTTCTGGAGCAGGGCGTCGTGGTGCAAACCGAAGGACATCGGGGCGAGGTTCTGCAGATCTTCGGCATGGACCTCCTGGCCGAACTCGGCTCACCGAACGGGCGATTTCTGGTCACCCGTGAGGATCGTGAGCGGACCCTTGAGGATGTCGTTTCGGCGGATGCGATCTATCTGGGCCGATCGTTGGCCGATTCGTGGAACCTCCGGGTCGGCAGTCTGGTGGATGTCCAAGGCGGCGGACGGAACCTGCGCCTGAGAGTCGCCGGGGTCATCCACGGAACGGAGAATTCCGGATCCCTTTGGGACCGAGCGGCCGCCATGGACATCGCGGCGGCGCAGGTGAACTTTTCCGCGATCGGACGGTTGGATCGAATCGATATCGTCACGGATGCGGGGTGGAACGTGGATGACGTGGCGGCTTCGGTCCGCGACGTCCTGCCGCCGCATCTGACCGTGCAACGTCCGGCGCAACGGTCGAAACAGGTCGAGAATATGGTCCGCTCCTTCCAGCTTAATTTGACGGTGTTGAGCTGGGTCGGACTGCTCGTCGGAACCTTTCTCATCTACAACACGATGGCCTTTGCCGTGACCCAGCGGCGGCGTGAGATCGGCATCTATCGCGCCATAGGTATGGCGGAGCGCCGGATCGCGTTGTTGTTTCTCGTTGAAGGAGGGCTGCTGGGTTTGATCGGGGGCATGCTGGGTGGGGCCGCCGGGGTATGGGTGTCGCGGGCGCTCATGGGGTTGGTCAGCCGCACGATCTCGGACTTGTATGTTCCGCTCATGACCGGAGATCCGATGTCGTGGATTGATACGCAAACCATCATGGCGATGGTGAAGGGCACGGCGTTTGGAACAATAGTGGCGATGGTGGGCGCGTTGGCTCCGAGCCTGGAGGCTTCGCGTACGGTGGCGGTCCGCGCCTTGGCGCCGGGGGATTACGAAGAAACTCAGCAAGTCCGCGGCCCCCGCTTTTTGGCCGTCAGCCTGCTGTTGTTTGTCTGTGCCGGCGTGATGTCCATGCCGGGACCGATCAACGGCCTTCCGTTGTTCGGATATCTTGCAACCCTCTGTCTCCTCGGATCGCTGGTCGCGCTGTCATCCGTTTGTATCCAGACGTTGGGGCGCCGTGAGGTGTCCCGCAACCATGGGTCCCTCGCACTCGAGGGCGGGCTGCGTCGTATGGCCGCCGAACATGCCGCGAGACATCCGGGTCGCAATGCGGTGACGGTCTCGGCTTTGATGGTCGGACTCGCCATCATGATCGGGGTCGTGGTCATGGTTCGAAGCTTCCGCGAGACGGTGGAAACGTGGGTCAATGAAACCGTCATGGCTGACTTGATTGTCGCCCCGTTCG from Nitrospira japonica harbors:
- a CDS encoding ABC transporter permease, with translation MRGVWSVFGMLIGAHVRERPLRNALSVVGVALGVLASVSIGTANVQVLHSFDRAVRSVSGTATLEIIGHDLGVDEAVIRSVRNLPGVENAAPLLEQGVVVQTEGHRGEVLQIFGMDLLAELGSPNGRFLVTREDRERTLEDVVSADAIYLGRSLADSWNLRVGSLVDVQGGGRNLRLRVAGVIHGTENSGSLWDRAAAMDIAAAQVNFSAIGRLDRIDIVTDAGWNVDDVAASVRDVLPPHLTVQRPAQRSKQVENMVRSFQLNLTVLSWVGLLVGTFLIYNTMAFAVTQRRREIGIYRAIGMAERRIALLFLVEGGLLGLIGGMLGGAAGVWVSRALMGLVSRTISDLYVPLMTGDPMSWIDTQTIMAMVKGTAFGTIVAMVGALAPSLEASRTVAVRALAPGDYEETQQVRGPRFLAVSLLLFVCAGVMSMPGPINGLPLFGYLATLCLLGSLVALSSVCIQTLGRREVSRNHGSLALEGGLRRMAAEHAARHPGRNAVTVSALMVGLAIMIGVVVMVRSFRETVETWVNETVMADLIVAPFGWLHRQQAGHAARALPDSLALVLSSFDGVAAVDAYRNVQVDVEDRTAMLVSRDMRLHAERSRYLLLRGDSTAALNRAADSGGVLISEVLASRLGVREGGRVTIRSPQGPQTVPVEGIFYDYATDGGKMVMDRARYQRLWNDHSVTVFAVYLAAGADSETVRAAMVRAFAERQDGVLPPMVIKNKELRKEILDIFDRTFILTYVLELIAVLVAVLGIVNTLVTAVLERRRELATLQAIGASRKQVERLVLWEAVYLGSIGAVLGMIGGLGLAWILITVVNKQSFGWTIRMTVPMDVLLQAVTIGVVAAWIAGYLPARWAARQSAVEGLRQE
- a CDS encoding LuxR C-terminal-related transcriptional regulator gives rise to the protein MKSALRRKAEPVVEEIELGPLTPRQRDILRLVSIGHTNREIATVLQISVRTVEVHRFNLMRRLNVRNVAQLLRRALQLGLLSKSFGK
- a CDS encoding dihydroorotate oxidase, translating into MDVSTTIAGVKFTGCFMNASGALCVTREELLALGRSRAGAIVTKSMTVEPRQGNPSPRYYGFSGGSINSMGLPNLGYRAYAELIPELKRFGKPIIASVAGLVEDDFPVIAEAVNAAGPDLIEVNLSCPNIPGKPQIGYDAEASERLMKRVRKIITVPMGVKLPPYFDPAHHALMGNVIGRCGVDFLNLINSVGNGLVVDPKTETVVIKPKGGFGGLGGTIIKPVALANVRAFWKHFDGRMPIIGTGGVMSGLDAFEHVLCGASAVQVGTLLVEEGVDVFGRLEAEFVACLREKGYHSIADCRGRLKEL